From the Flavimarina sp. Hel_I_48 genome, one window contains:
- a CDS encoding GSCFA domain-containing protein, which produces MDYNSKVLMIGSCFVENIGGKLDYFKFQTVINPLGILFQPAAIAVFLERVLQQRLFTKADLIFHNERWHCLEAHSIKSGKDPGKVLNDLNTSLQTTLDFLKNTTHVIITLGTAWGYNYKKTGEAVANCHKIPQREFDKKLVKIDDISTDLSSILGILAAINPQIKTVFTVSPVRHLKDGFVENQRSKAHLIAAVHSIVAHSAQAEYFPSYELMMDELRDYRFYERDMVHPSALAIDYIWGKFVSVYLTPQTQKMTLKIDEVQKGLAHRPFDAESDAHLKFLEKLEINKAAIEKELPNIRF; this is translated from the coding sequence ATGGACTATAATTCCAAGGTTTTAATGATAGGCTCTTGTTTTGTGGAAAACATCGGGGGGAAGTTGGATTATTTTAAATTCCAGACGGTAATCAACCCTTTGGGGATTTTGTTCCAGCCTGCTGCGATTGCTGTTTTTCTGGAACGGGTACTTCAGCAGAGGCTTTTTACCAAAGCAGATCTTATTTTTCACAACGAGCGCTGGCACTGTCTTGAAGCGCATTCCATAAAAAGTGGAAAGGATCCCGGGAAAGTCCTCAATGATCTCAATACTTCCCTTCAGACTACGCTGGATTTTTTAAAAAACACCACGCACGTGATTATAACCCTGGGAACTGCATGGGGATATAACTATAAAAAAACCGGCGAAGCCGTGGCAAATTGCCATAAAATCCCACAACGGGAATTTGATAAAAAATTGGTCAAAATCGACGATATTTCTACCGATTTATCATCCATTCTTGGCATTTTAGCAGCTATTAATCCACAAATTAAGACGGTTTTTACCGTTTCACCGGTTCGACACCTCAAAGACGGTTTTGTTGAAAACCAGCGCAGCAAAGCACATTTGATCGCTGCGGTTCATTCAATCGTAGCGCATTCTGCACAGGCCGAATATTTCCCTTCCTATGAACTTATGATGGACGAGCTGCGCGACTACCGTTTCTATGAGCGGGATATGGTACACCCCAGCGCCCTTGCAATAGATTATATTTGGGGTAAATTTGTGTCTGTTTATTTGACGCCACAAACTCAGAAAATGACGCTGAAAATCGATGAAGTGCAAAAAGGGCTGGCGCACCGTCCCTTTGATGCGGAATCTGATGCGCACCTTAAATTCCTTGAAAAGTTGGAAATAAACAAGGCTGCAATAGAAAAAGAACTGCCAAATATTCGGTTTTAG
- a CDS encoding DUF4230 domain-containing protein, which produces MRKIILGIFIALIVVFAVRYFADKEDTGKLTESSALIEKQIKNVGKLVVTEGSFSQVFTYENSKKFYLDVFSARKKALIIVNAKVAISYDLRKLKTEMDANTKTIRITYIPEPEININPDIEYYDVKQDYLNKFEAKDYNTIKKRVDQLVREKIDKSNLKRNAANRLISELSNIYLLTNSLDWTLMYNGQVITQEEELKQLVPNQY; this is translated from the coding sequence ATGCGCAAAATTATCCTTGGTATTTTTATCGCTTTAATCGTCGTCTTTGCGGTTCGTTATTTTGCTGACAAAGAGGATACTGGAAAACTTACCGAATCTTCCGCACTTATTGAAAAGCAAATCAAAAATGTGGGTAAACTTGTAGTTACCGAGGGTAGTTTCTCGCAGGTGTTCACTTATGAGAATTCAAAGAAATTTTATCTTGATGTGTTTTCGGCAAGAAAAAAAGCGCTTATTATCGTAAATGCAAAAGTGGCCATCAGCTACGATCTGCGCAAGTTGAAAACCGAAATGGATGCCAATACAAAAACAATACGCATCACCTATATTCCAGAACCTGAAATAAATATTAATCCTGACATTGAGTATTATGATGTAAAACAGGATTATCTCAATAAGTTTGAAGCTAAGGATTACAACACGATAAAAAAACGTGTGGATCAACTGGTAAGGGAAAAGATCGATAAATCAAACCTTAAGAGAAATGCCGCAAACAGGCTTATTTCAGAGTTATCAAATATTTATCTTTTGACCAATTCCCTCGACTGGACGCTAATGTACAACGGCCAGGTCATCACGCAGGAAGAAGAATTAAAACAACTAGTACCCAACCAATATTAA
- a CDS encoding enoyl-CoA hydratase/isomerase family protein: MSEAHVTTTIENGIATIEFFTPEHNALPSEILNQLEHEIISAGTKDSVQIIVLKSGGDRTFCAGASFKELIAIEDKSTGKAFFMGFAKVILAMRNCGKIIIARVQGKTVGGGVGLAAAADYCFATQHAAIKLSEISIGIGPFVIAPAVERKIGTSAFSELTLNAHHFFEPQWAKDKGLFHEIFDETQAMDQAIEELAQKLASYNPEALQASKEIFWENTENWSKLLEKRAEISGNLVLSEFTKKALERFK; this comes from the coding sequence ATGTCAGAAGCCCACGTAACCACCACAATTGAAAATGGAATTGCCACTATTGAATTTTTTACCCCAGAACACAACGCGCTTCCCAGTGAAATATTAAACCAATTGGAACATGAAATTATTTCTGCAGGTACAAAAGATAGTGTTCAGATTATTGTATTAAAAAGTGGTGGTGATCGCACATTTTGTGCCGGGGCCAGTTTTAAGGAACTTATTGCGATTGAAGATAAGAGTACAGGAAAAGCATTTTTTATGGGATTTGCCAAAGTTATCCTGGCGATGCGCAATTGTGGAAAGATCATCATTGCACGCGTACAGGGCAAAACCGTGGGTGGTGGCGTGGGACTGGCAGCAGCGGCAGACTATTGTTTTGCTACGCAACATGCGGCCATAAAGTTAAGTGAGATCAGTATAGGGATAGGTCCCTTTGTGATCGCGCCCGCGGTGGAACGTAAAATTGGAACTTCCGCTTTTAGCGAACTCACACTAAATGCCCACCACTTTTTTGAACCGCAATGGGCTAAGGACAAAGGGCTTTTTCATGAAATCTTTGATGAAACCCAAGCTATGGATCAGGCGATTGAAGAACTAGCTCAAAAGTTGGCTTCATACAATCCGGAAGCATTACAAGCGAGCAAGGAAATATTCTGGGAAAACACCGAAAATTGGTCAAAATTGCTCGAAAAAAGGGCAGAAATAAGTGGAAATCTGGTTCTTTCTGAGTTTACTAAAAAAGCTTTGGAACGGTTTAAGTAA
- a CDS encoding aromatic amino acid hydroxylase: MLDKDIKSNPLLDSLPVHLKQFIKPQNYEDYTPINQAVWRYVMRKNVDYLSKVAHKSYLDGLQKTGISIEKIPNMYGMNRILKEIGWAAVAVDGFIPPSAFMEFQAYNILVIASDIRQLEHIAYTPAPDIIHEGAGHAPIIANPEYAEYLRRFGEIGSKAISSARDYDLYEAVRKISILKEAEGIPQEEIEKAESGLLHIQETMGDPSEMARIRNLHWWTVEYGLIGSTENPKIYGAGLLSSIGESAWCMTDKVEKLPYSIEAASKEFDITQPQPQLYVTPDFAYLSEVLEEFADTMALRTGGPEGLQKLINSKGLGTIELSTGLQISGHFSEMIVTGDRVAYLQTEGPTALSYREKELVGHSTKKHANGYGTVLGKLKGINLAIEDMSPKDLKAYKIYEGERVQLEFEAGIKLEGRIITGTRNLQGKIILIHFEDCTVTLGERVLFKPEWGAYDMAVGKKIVSAFTGPADNASFDRITHEVSSSTVKSKPSAERQELEELYQSVRDYRDGNTVKFSPEAVFEILQKAHPRDWLLSIELYEIASERENPDFAEEIKDYLNQKMKENTALTELITDGIALIESKMTVV; encoded by the coding sequence ATGCTAGATAAAGATATAAAAAGTAACCCGCTTCTGGATTCGCTTCCGGTCCATCTCAAGCAATTTATAAAACCGCAAAATTATGAGGATTACACGCCTATAAATCAGGCGGTATGGCGCTATGTGATGCGTAAAAACGTAGATTACCTAAGTAAAGTCGCGCATAAAAGTTATCTCGACGGACTCCAGAAAACGGGTATTTCAATAGAAAAAATACCGAACATGTACGGCATGAACCGTATCCTTAAAGAAATAGGTTGGGCAGCGGTTGCCGTAGATGGTTTCATTCCGCCCAGTGCCTTTATGGAATTTCAGGCCTATAACATTCTGGTCATCGCTTCAGATATTCGCCAGCTCGAGCACATCGCCTATACGCCTGCGCCAGATATTATTCATGAAGGCGCCGGTCATGCCCCAATTATAGCAAATCCCGAATATGCAGAATATCTGCGCCGTTTTGGTGAGATAGGGAGCAAGGCAATTTCGTCTGCGCGGGATTATGATTTATACGAAGCCGTACGCAAGATTTCTATTTTGAAAGAAGCCGAGGGCATTCCGCAGGAAGAAATAGAAAAAGCCGAAAGCGGGTTGCTGCATATTCAGGAAACCATGGGTGATCCCAGTGAAATGGCACGTATACGCAACCTCCACTGGTGGACCGTTGAGTACGGACTCATAGGAAGCACTGAAAATCCTAAGATATATGGCGCCGGCCTGCTTTCCTCCATTGGGGAAAGTGCATGGTGCATGACTGACAAAGTAGAAAAACTGCCCTACTCCATAGAAGCGGCAAGCAAAGAATTTGATATTACCCAGCCACAGCCCCAATTGTACGTAACGCCAGATTTTGCTTACCTCAGCGAAGTCTTAGAAGAGTTTGCAGATACCATGGCCCTGCGCACTGGCGGGCCAGAAGGTCTTCAGAAACTTATTAATTCCAAAGGTTTGGGAACTATAGAACTGAGCACGGGACTTCAGATTTCTGGTCATTTTAGTGAAATGATCGTCACGGGCGACCGCGTTGCCTATTTGCAAACCGAAGGTCCTACCGCCCTTTCCTATAGGGAAAAAGAACTCGTGGGCCATAGCACAAAAAAACATGCAAATGGTTACGGTACGGTGCTGGGCAAACTTAAAGGCATCAATCTCGCTATTGAAGATATGAGCCCTAAAGACCTAAAAGCCTATAAAATTTATGAGGGTGAACGTGTACAACTGGAATTTGAAGCGGGGATCAAGCTTGAAGGACGTATCATTACCGGAACCCGGAATCTACAGGGAAAAATAATCCTGATCCATTTTGAGGATTGTACGGTTACCCTGGGTGAACGTGTACTGTTTAAACCAGAATGGGGCGCGTATGATATGGCGGTGGGCAAAAAGATTGTTTCCGCATTCACGGGACCAGCAGACAATGCTTCTTTTGACCGCATCACCCATGAGGTTTCAAGTAGCACGGTAAAATCAAAACCTTCCGCAGAGCGGCAGGAACTGGAAGAATTATACCAGTCAGTACGTGATTATAGGGATGGAAACACCGTAAAATTCTCTCCGGAAGCTGTTTTTGAAATCCTACAGAAAGCACACCCCAGGGATTGGCTGCTTTCAATAGAATTGTATGAAATCGCAAGTGAAAGGGAGAATCCAGATTTTGCGGAAGAAATCAAAGACTATCTAAACCAGAAAATGAAAGAAAATACCGCACTTACAGAACTCATTACTGATGGAATAGCCCTAATAGAATCTAAAATGACGGTGGTTTAG
- a CDS encoding lactonase family protein has product MSTQVQVPFYVGTYTKGNSEGIYKYELNPTGKLMRVGLVAKTENPSFLGFNKEHTVLLAVNENEQGMVRSYAIQPDSLEQLSVSSSGGSYPCFVATNEEGFVLTANYGSGNVGLLELNNSGKLSDLLDVDQHEGKGTTDRQEGPHAHSAWFGEENKVISVDLGTNDLWFSTLNEQDKKLEPNDPRTIQLIPGSGPRHLAFHPSKEWIFVLSELNNNVTRFAMENGNYKEADHVSILDENFKGESTGADIHISKDGRFVYASTRGSDTIAIIEISEDGAMTVVDHVATRGEHPRNFGLSPSENFLVVANKDSNNLVSFKRNPETGLLTYVSEISAPNPVCVLFE; this is encoded by the coding sequence ATGTCTACTCAAGTACAAGTCCCCTTTTATGTGGGCACGTATACCAAAGGAAACAGTGAGGGTATTTATAAATATGAACTAAACCCTACCGGAAAATTAATGCGGGTAGGCCTGGTTGCAAAAACCGAAAACCCTTCTTTTTTAGGCTTCAATAAAGAACATACTGTATTACTTGCCGTAAATGAAAACGAGCAGGGTATGGTAAGGTCTTATGCCATTCAGCCTGATAGTTTAGAACAGTTGAGCGTTAGCAGTTCTGGCGGAAGCTATCCTTGTTTTGTGGCGACAAACGAAGAGGGTTTTGTGCTTACCGCGAATTATGGCAGCGGCAACGTAGGTTTGCTTGAATTGAATAACTCCGGAAAACTTTCTGATCTTCTGGATGTAGATCAACATGAAGGCAAGGGAACCACAGATCGCCAGGAAGGTCCGCACGCGCATTCTGCCTGGTTTGGAGAAGAAAATAAGGTGATTTCTGTAGATTTAGGGACCAATGATCTTTGGTTCTCCACATTGAATGAACAGGACAAAAAACTGGAACCCAATGATCCCAGAACTATCCAACTTATTCCTGGCTCAGGTCCTCGCCATCTTGCTTTTCATCCCAGTAAGGAATGGATTTTTGTGCTTAGCGAACTGAATAACAACGTTACCCGATTTGCTATGGAAAATGGCAATTATAAGGAAGCGGATCATGTGAGTATTTTAGATGAAAACTTCAAAGGCGAGAGCACGGGTGCAGATATTCATATCTCTAAAGATGGTCGTTTTGTCTATGCTTCTACCCGTGGAAGCGACACCATAGCTATTATTGAAATCAGTGAAGATGGTGCGATGACTGTCGTGGATCATGTTGCTACACGAGGGGAACATCCACGTAATTTTGGTTTGAGCCCCAGTGAGAATTTCCTTGTGGTAGCCAATAAAGATTCAAATAATTTGGTTTCTTTTAAACGTAATCCAGAAACAGGACTGCTAACCTATGTTTCGGAAATCAGTGCCCCAAATCCTGTTTGCGTGCTGTTTGAGTAA
- a CDS encoding DUF4920 domain-containing protein — protein sequence MKRTIIILAFAALFINCKEKEQQIKTPRDIDLAAVEDEELYGENFNNVKTLSPDQVGDIYNNLKPGDTVNVTFKAPVQAVCKEKGCWMQVDVGTGEPVMVRFKDYGFFVPKNIENKEVTVHGKAFLAEVGVEEQRHLAEDAGKNQAAVEAITQPQRSMGFTADGVKIGE from the coding sequence ATGAAAAGAACAATCATTATACTTGCTTTTGCTGCACTTTTTATAAACTGTAAGGAAAAGGAGCAACAGATAAAAACGCCACGGGACATTGATCTTGCTGCGGTTGAAGATGAGGAGTTATATGGGGAAAATTTTAATAATGTAAAGACATTGAGTCCAGATCAGGTAGGGGATATCTATAACAATCTCAAACCTGGTGATACGGTAAACGTCACTTTTAAAGCTCCCGTACAGGCTGTCTGCAAAGAGAAAGGTTGCTGGATGCAGGTGGATGTGGGCACTGGCGAACCAGTAATGGTGCGCTTCAAGGATTATGGATTTTTTGTGCCAAAAAATATAGAAAACAAAGAAGTAACCGTTCATGGTAAAGCTTTTCTTGCCGAAGTAGGGGTGGAGGAGCAACGGCATTTAGCCGAAGATGCGGGTAAAAACCAGGCTGCGGTAGAAGCCATTACACAACCACAGCGCAGCATGGGTTTCACTGCAGACGGGGTTAAAATAGGCGAATGA
- a CDS encoding branched-chain amino acid aminotransferase has product MTETISITRTKKSKIDQVDFDNLAFGTVFSDHMFICDYKDGEWQTPEIVPYGPMEFDPSAKVFHYGQAVFEGMKAYKDEDGKIWMFRPDQNFERINKSSERLAMPAFPEEFFFEGISELLKLEKDWIKTGIENSLYLRPFVIATENGVSASPSNSYRFMIICAPAQAYYSGEVRVVFADTYSRSADGGVGFAKAAGNYAAQFYPTELAKKKGYQQVIWTDAKSHEYLEEAGTMNVFFRVGDTLITAPTSDRILDGVTRKSIIELAESKGIKVEVRPVSVAEILKAARSGDLKEIFGAGTAATINPIAGFGYKEDDFELPKLEDSYASRLKKDLKEIQANLAEDPFGWRYEVK; this is encoded by the coding sequence ATGACTGAAACCATATCGATTACCCGAACAAAAAAATCCAAAATAGACCAGGTTGATTTTGACAACCTCGCTTTTGGTACTGTTTTTTCTGACCACATGTTTATTTGTGACTATAAAGATGGTGAGTGGCAAACTCCTGAAATCGTGCCTTATGGCCCAATGGAATTTGATCCATCCGCTAAGGTTTTTCATTACGGCCAGGCCGTGTTTGAAGGCATGAAAGCTTACAAGGACGAAGATGGAAAAATCTGGATGTTTAGGCCAGACCAAAACTTTGAACGTATCAATAAATCTTCAGAACGTCTGGCAATGCCCGCGTTCCCTGAAGAGTTTTTCTTTGAAGGCATCAGCGAACTCCTAAAACTTGAAAAAGACTGGATCAAGACCGGGATTGAAAACTCCCTATACCTTAGACCCTTTGTGATTGCCACAGAAAATGGGGTTTCGGCTTCTCCTTCTAATTCTTATCGCTTTATGATTATCTGCGCTCCCGCACAGGCCTATTATTCTGGTGAGGTACGGGTTGTGTTTGCAGACACTTATAGCCGCTCTGCTGATGGTGGGGTAGGTTTTGCCAAAGCTGCCGGGAATTATGCCGCACAGTTTTACCCTACCGAGCTGGCCAAGAAAAAAGGTTACCAACAAGTAATCTGGACCGATGCAAAATCGCATGAATACTTGGAGGAAGCGGGTACGATGAATGTGTTTTTCCGTGTGGGCGATACGTTGATCACCGCGCCTACAAGTGACCGTATCCTGGATGGTGTAACCCGTAAGAGCATCATTGAACTTGCAGAAAGCAAAGGCATCAAGGTAGAGGTTCGCCCGGTATCTGTTGCCGAAATCCTAAAAGCCGCACGCAGTGGCGATTTAAAAGAGATTTTTGGCGCTGGGACAGCGGCAACCATTAACCCAATCGCTGGTTTTGGCTATAAAGAGGATGATTTTGAACTTCCAAAACTGGAAGATTCGTACGCTTCCAGACTCAAAAAAGACTTGAAGGAAATACAGGCAAATCTTGCCGAAGATCCTTTTGGATGGCGCTATGAAGTGAAATAG
- a CDS encoding SRPBCC family protein, with the protein MKIIKYLFFLLLLVFIGGALYFATKDGSFQIEKSELIEAPVPVVFKKVNDYKSWENWGPWKKEDSTMIFNYPEKTSGEGAGYSWNGKEWDGSLKTVEVIPNQSIKQTINFETAASQREADVYWRFEKNDKGTEVTWGMQGEHSLVDKAYFSIFNVDFDTDMRKMITDGLTDLRKNVEKELEVYTINVDGVTQYGGGYYMYRTTATSLDAIPQKITKLLPTVASYMEQNTITRAGSPMTIYNSYDKTGNTAIISAAMPTTTRVIVPDDSSVLCGFMPAQTVIKSTLKGNYKNLNEAIEESMTYLTKNGYERADDSNFFAIYVNDRENVPNPADWLTEIYIPIKSQEEGVETSGIEMQMQ; encoded by the coding sequence ATGAAAATAATAAAATACCTGTTCTTTCTTCTGCTCCTCGTTTTTATAGGTGGGGCGCTCTATTTTGCGACAAAAGATGGAAGCTTCCAGATTGAAAAAAGCGAACTTATAGAAGCACCTGTACCCGTTGTTTTTAAAAAGGTGAATGATTATAAAAGCTGGGAAAACTGGGGTCCATGGAAAAAAGAAGACAGCACGATGATCTTTAACTATCCTGAAAAAACAAGTGGCGAAGGTGCAGGATACAGCTGGAACGGCAAAGAATGGGACGGTTCCCTAAAAACCGTTGAAGTGATACCGAATCAATCCATAAAACAGACGATCAATTTTGAGACCGCAGCCAGCCAGCGTGAAGCAGATGTATACTGGCGTTTTGAGAAGAATGATAAAGGGACGGAAGTGACCTGGGGAATGCAGGGTGAACATTCACTTGTAGACAAAGCATATTTTAGCATATTCAACGTGGATTTTGATACAGATATGCGCAAAATGATAACTGATGGCCTCACCGATCTTCGGAAAAATGTAGAAAAGGAACTTGAAGTTTATACCATTAATGTAGACGGCGTTACCCAGTATGGCGGCGGCTATTATATGTACAGAACCACGGCAACCAGTCTGGATGCTATTCCGCAGAAAATAACAAAATTACTTCCTACCGTTGCCAGTTATATGGAACAAAACACTATCACACGGGCCGGTAGTCCCATGACGATTTACAATTCATATGATAAAACTGGAAATACGGCAATAATCTCTGCCGCAATGCCCACTACCACACGCGTGATCGTACCAGATGACAGTAGTGTCCTTTGTGGTTTTATGCCTGCGCAGACCGTTATAAAATCCACTTTAAAAGGAAATTATAAAAACCTGAATGAGGCTATTGAAGAAAGCATGACCTATCTTACTAAAAACGGTTATGAGAGAGCAGATGACAGTAATTTTTTTGCCATTTACGTCAATGACCGGGAGAATGTTCCCAATCCAGCCGACTGGCTCACAGAGATCTACATTCCTATAAAATCCCAGGAAGAAGGGGTGGAAACTTCCGGAATCGAAATGCAAATGCAATGA
- the mnmD gene encoding tRNA (5-methylaminomethyl-2-thiouridine)(34)-methyltransferase MnmD: MKRKIVATGDGSTTIQLVGWEEQYHSMHGAIQESRHVFLKTGLEHWRALHPEQDEVHVLEIGFGTGLNALLTAVHLSEVPMKVYYEGVEAYPVAADEVAQLNYVDQLKRTDFQSFFKEMHDAPWDEETALKTDFYLKKRLERFEELTDNAIHDLVYFDAFGAQVQPELWDAVIFKKMFEALRKEGVLVTYAAKGSVRRAMQEVGFVVSRLPGPPGKREMLRAVKP, translated from the coding sequence ATGAAGCGTAAAATCGTAGCTACGGGAGACGGCTCTACCACTATTCAACTGGTAGGCTGGGAAGAGCAATACCATTCCATGCATGGCGCCATACAGGAATCCCGCCATGTATTTTTAAAAACCGGCCTTGAGCATTGGCGCGCGCTTCATCCTGAGCAGGATGAGGTGCATGTTTTAGAAATCGGTTTTGGAACCGGCCTAAATGCGCTGCTCACGGCTGTCCATCTTTCCGAAGTCCCCATGAAAGTTTATTATGAAGGTGTGGAAGCCTACCCAGTGGCCGCAGATGAAGTTGCCCAATTAAACTATGTCGATCAACTGAAACGTACTGATTTTCAATCTTTTTTTAAAGAAATGCACGATGCTCCCTGGGATGAAGAAACAGCATTAAAAACAGATTTCTACCTTAAAAAGCGTCTCGAGCGTTTTGAAGAACTTACGGATAACGCTATTCATGATCTTGTATATTTTGATGCCTTTGGGGCGCAGGTTCAACCTGAACTCTGGGATGCGGTAATTTTTAAAAAGATGTTCGAAGCCCTCAGGAAGGAAGGGGTTCTTGTAACCTATGCCGCAAAGGGCAGCGTGAGAAGGGCAATGCAGGAAGTTGGTTTTGTCGTATCCCGCCTGCCCGGTCCCCCGGGAAAACGTGAAATGTTGCGCGCTGTCAAGCCGTAA
- the katG gene encoding catalase/peroxidase HPI, whose product MSQDHPDNHKVWEVNESSKCPFLGGDLNYTAGTGQSNRDWWPNQLNISILRQNSELSDPMDTDFDYTEAFKSLDLKAVKEDLYQLMTDSQDWWPADYGHYGPFFIRMAWHSAGTYRIGDGRGGAGGGQQRFAPLNSWPDNANLDKARLLLWPIKKKYGKKLSWADLLVLAGNCAHESMGLKMFGYAGGRKDVWQPEESVYWGAETEWLANDKRYEEGKLESPLGAAHMGLIYVNPEGHNGNPDPVESAHFIRETFGRMAMNDYETVALIAGGHTFGKTHGAADAEKYVEAEPAAAGIEAMGTGWKNNFGSGKGEHTITSGIEGAWTDTPTQWSHKYFENLFNFDWECVKGPGGAYQWQPKDGGGAGTVPDAHNPDKKHAPFMLTTDLSLKMDPEYEKISRHFLENPEEFADAYSRAWFKLTHRDMGPKERYLGPEVPQEELLWQDPIPHVEHELINAEDITALKAKILETELSVSELVSAAWGSASTFRGSDKRGGANGARIRLEPQNGWEVNNPGKLWHVIHNLEGIQQEFNEGEHGNRKVSIADLIVLAGCAGVEQAAKEAGHTIEVPFAPGRADASQEQTDVEAFEPLEPNADGFRNYFRNRDNISASSEELLIDRAQLLTLTAPEMTVLIGGLRALDTNFDGSKHGVFTDRPGKLTNDFFKNLLDFGTTWKATSDDQTIFEGRDRRSGEVKWTGSRTDLIFGSNSELRAYAEVYATDDAEEKFVRDFVKAWDKVMNLDRYDLK is encoded by the coding sequence ATGTCACAAGATCATCCTGATAATCATAAAGTCTGGGAAGTAAACGAATCCAGTAAGTGTCCGTTTTTAGGTGGAGACCTCAATTATACTGCCGGTACCGGACAAAGCAACCGCGACTGGTGGCCCAATCAATTAAACATAAGCATCCTGCGCCAGAATTCAGAATTGAGTGATCCCATGGATACCGATTTTGACTATACCGAAGCCTTTAAAAGTCTAGATCTAAAAGCCGTAAAAGAGGATTTATACCAATTAATGACAGATTCTCAGGATTGGTGGCCGGCAGATTACGGGCATTACGGACCGTTTTTTATCCGTATGGCCTGGCATAGCGCCGGTACTTATAGAATAGGTGATGGTCGTGGTGGTGCCGGTGGAGGCCAGCAACGTTTCGCACCGCTTAACAGTTGGCCAGATAATGCGAACCTTGACAAGGCGCGTTTACTGCTCTGGCCCATTAAAAAGAAATACGGTAAAAAACTATCCTGGGCAGATTTACTTGTACTTGCCGGTAATTGCGCCCATGAATCCATGGGATTAAAAATGTTTGGCTATGCCGGCGGAAGAAAAGACGTGTGGCAACCCGAAGAAAGTGTTTACTGGGGAGCAGAAACGGAGTGGCTGGCAAATGATAAGCGCTACGAGGAAGGTAAATTGGAAAGTCCGTTGGGAGCGGCACATATGGGCTTGATCTATGTAAATCCAGAAGGGCATAACGGTAATCCAGATCCTGTGGAATCCGCACATTTTATAAGGGAAACCTTCGGCCGTATGGCCATGAACGATTATGAGACCGTAGCACTTATTGCCGGGGGTCACACCTTCGGTAAAACGCACGGCGCGGCAGATGCTGAAAAATATGTGGAGGCAGAACCTGCAGCAGCGGGAATTGAAGCCATGGGAACAGGCTGGAAAAACAACTTTGGATCCGGAAAAGGCGAGCACACCATTACCAGTGGGATAGAAGGCGCCTGGACCGATACGCCCACCCAGTGGAGCCACAAATATTTTGAAAATTTGTTCAATTTTGACTGGGAATGTGTCAAAGGTCCGGGCGGTGCCTACCAGTGGCAGCCTAAAGATGGTGGCGGCGCCGGTACGGTGCCTGATGCGCATAACCCAGATAAGAAACATGCTCCATTTATGTTAACGACAGACCTCTCGTTAAAAATGGATCCAGAATACGAGAAAATCTCCAGACATTTCCTTGAAAATCCGGAGGAGTTTGCAGACGCGTATTCAAGGGCCTGGTTTAAATTGACCCATAGGGATATGGGGCCAAAAGAACGCTACCTTGGCCCTGAAGTGCCACAGGAAGAACTGCTTTGGCAAGATCCTATTCCTCATGTGGAACATGAACTGATCAATGCGGAAGATATTACCGCGTTGAAAGCTAAAATTCTGGAAACCGAACTTTCTGTTTCAGAACTTGTAAGCGCTGCCTGGGGGTCTGCATCAACCTTTAGAGGTTCAGATAAACGCGGAGGGGCAAATGGTGCCCGCATCAGACTAGAGCCACAGAATGGCTGGGAAGTAAATAATCCCGGTAAATTGTGGCATGTGATCCACAATCTTGAAGGTATCCAGCAGGAATTCAATGAAGGAGAACATGGAAACAGAAAGGTTTCCATTGCAGACCTTATCGTACTGGCAGGATGCGCCGGGGTGGAGCAAGCGGCAAAAGAAGCGGGCCATACTATTGAAGTACCTTTTGCACCTGGACGGGCAGATGCCAGCCAGGAGCAAACGGATGTGGAAGCTTTTGAACCGCTTGAACCCAATGCTGACGGTTTTAGAAATTACTTTAGAAACCGGGACAACATTTCTGCATCTTCAGAAGAATTATTGATAGACCGTGCACAATTATTGACGCTTACCGCTCCAGAAATGACCGTTCTTATAGGCGGTTTACGTGCTCTGGATACTAATTTTGATGGTTCCAAACATGGCGTTTTTACAGATCGTCCCGGAAAACTCACCAATGATTTCTTTAAAAATCTTTTGGATTTCGGTACGACGTGGAAAGCGACCTCAGATGATCAAACGATCTTTGAAGGGCGCGACCGCAGGTCTGGAGAAGTAAAATGGACCGGTTCCCGAACCGATTTAATCTTTGGTTCCAATTCTGAATTGAGGGCTTACGCTGAAGTATACGCTACAGATGACGCAGAAGAAAAGTTCGTAAGGGATTTTGTGAAAGCATGGGATAAGGTGATGAACCTGGATCGATACGATTTGAAATAA